The following proteins come from a genomic window of Gossypium raimondii isolate GPD5lz chromosome 5, ASM2569854v1, whole genome shotgun sequence:
- the LOC105765832 gene encoding protein TIFY 6B isoform X2, whose amino-acid sequence MERDFLGLNSKQSFPLVKEEVEEIGFTKSLGIQWPISNKFSSAVPPQPMSFDFAQGDNAKRIGYDSIVSSTFMHISPPDAAELQKSFNHNRQRVGNHFPFTAASSVQHDVHHVQRPYDMKMFPVSNQSVPVSTTNPFMNSHFTTTAMKSQLLGGIPVTTPTHSVLPTLGSFGGSIEPRKSVRGLGDSRSPVQLTIFYAGTVNVYDDITPEKAQAIMLLAGNGSSLTSNVAHPNVQVQAPISKPLQFETLPTNHFTNAQLCSGIPSPLSVSSHTGVQSRSGSTSTDEKTVCKTTGSLTTPISLVEAPKLANTMGPVTPTSMMPSESFACSAPGSQSILGLVFGETQGKDYDCITV is encoded by the exons atggagagaGATTTTCTGGGTTTGAACTCAAAACAATCCTTCCCTTTGGTTAAAGAAGAAGTTGAAGAAATTG GTTTTACCAAAAGCTTGGGGATTCAATGGCCAATTTCAAACAAGTTTTCTTCAGCTGTTCCACCACAGCCGATGAGTTTTGATTTTGCTCAAGGAGATAACGCTAAAAGAATTGGATATGATTCAATAGTATCCTCTACTTTCATGCATATCTCACCACCAGATGCTGCTGAACTTCAG AAATCCTTCAATCACAACAGGCAACGAGTAGGCAATCATTTCCCATTCACAGCTGCTTCTTCTGTTCAGCATGATGTACATCATGTTCAACGGCCTTATGACATGAAAATGTTTCCGGTCTCGAACCAATCAGTTCCCGTTTCAACTACCAACCCATTTATGAATAGTCATTTCACTACTACTGCTATGAAATCACAATTGCTTGGAGGAATTCCAGTTACGACTCCGACGCATTCGGTTCTTCCCACCCTTGGTTCCTTTGGTGGAAGCATCGAACCACG GAAAAGTGTCAGGGGCCTTGGGGACTCCAGATCACCTGTTCAATTGACTATCTTTTATGCTGGTACCGTGAATGTTTATGATGATATCACCCCCGAGAAG GCTCAGGCTATCATGTTACTTGCTGGGAATGGATCTTCCTTGACTTCTAATGTGGCACATCCAAATGTCCAAGTCCAGGCACCAATTTCAAAACCACTTCAATTCGAAACTCTTCCCACGAATCATTTCACGAATGCACAACTTTGTTCTGGTATCCCAAGCCCTTTATCGGTTTCATCTCACACTGGTGTTCAATCCAGGAGTGGATCCACTAGTACTGATGAAAAGACCGTATGCAAGACCACAGGAAGTCTGACAACCCCTATTAGCCTAGTGGAGGCGCCTAAATTGGCAAATACCATGGGACCTGTTACCCCAACCAGCATGATGCCTTCTG AATCATTTGCTTGCAGTGCCCCAGGCTCGCAAAGCATCCTTGGCTTGGTTTTTGGAGAAACGCAAGGAAAG GATTATGACTGCATCACCGTATGA
- the LOC105765832 gene encoding protein TIFY 6B isoform X3 — MSFDFAQGDNAKRIGYDSIVSSTFMHISPPDAAELQKSFNHNRQRVGNHFPFTAASSVQHDVHHVQRPYDMKMFPVSNQSVPVSTTNPFMNSHFTTTAMKSQLLGGIPVTTPTHSVLPTLGSFGGSIEPRKSVRGLGDSRSPVQLTIFYAGTVNVYDDITPEKAQAIMLLAGNGSSLTSNVAHPNVQVQAPISKPLQFETLPTNHFTNAQLCSGIPSPLSVSSHTGVQSRSGSTSTDEKTVCKTTGSLTTPISLVEAPKLANTMGPVTPTSMMPSVPQARKASLAWFLEKRKERIMTASPYDLSKKPPHCTTQESNA, encoded by the exons ATGAGTTTTGATTTTGCTCAAGGAGATAACGCTAAAAGAATTGGATATGATTCAATAGTATCCTCTACTTTCATGCATATCTCACCACCAGATGCTGCTGAACTTCAG AAATCCTTCAATCACAACAGGCAACGAGTAGGCAATCATTTCCCATTCACAGCTGCTTCTTCTGTTCAGCATGATGTACATCATGTTCAACGGCCTTATGACATGAAAATGTTTCCGGTCTCGAACCAATCAGTTCCCGTTTCAACTACCAACCCATTTATGAATAGTCATTTCACTACTACTGCTATGAAATCACAATTGCTTGGAGGAATTCCAGTTACGACTCCGACGCATTCGGTTCTTCCCACCCTTGGTTCCTTTGGTGGAAGCATCGAACCACG GAAAAGTGTCAGGGGCCTTGGGGACTCCAGATCACCTGTTCAATTGACTATCTTTTATGCTGGTACCGTGAATGTTTATGATGATATCACCCCCGAGAAG GCTCAGGCTATCATGTTACTTGCTGGGAATGGATCTTCCTTGACTTCTAATGTGGCACATCCAAATGTCCAAGTCCAGGCACCAATTTCAAAACCACTTCAATTCGAAACTCTTCCCACGAATCATTTCACGAATGCACAACTTTGTTCTGGTATCCCAAGCCCTTTATCGGTTTCATCTCACACTGGTGTTCAATCCAGGAGTGGATCCACTAGTACTGATGAAAAGACCGTATGCAAGACCACAGGAAGTCTGACAACCCCTATTAGCCTAGTGGAGGCGCCTAAATTGGCAAATACCATGGGACCTGTTACCCCAACCAGCATGATGCCTTCTG TGCCCCAGGCTCGCAAAGCATCCTTGGCTTGGTTTTTGGAGAAACGCAAGGAAAG GATTATGACTGCATCACCGTATGATCTAAGCAAGAAACCACCACATTGTACAACCCAGGAATCAAATGCATGA
- the LOC105765834 gene encoding cysteine-rich receptor-like protein kinase 43 isoform X1 → MSKTKNFFQNLIKPFRSNSSNGGENEEDLEKIAQKEQKNFLFETLVAATKDFHPHHKLGEGGFGPVYRGKLDDGREIAVKKLSQYSNQGKKEFENEAKLLARVQHRNVVNLLGYCIHGNEKLLVYEYVANQSLDKFLFKSNRNVELDWKRRYEIITGIARGLLYLHEDSHNRIIHRDIKASNILLDDKWVPKIADFGMARLFPEGESNVNTRVAGTNGYMAPEYVMHGQLSVKADVFSFGVLVLELISGQKNSSFNLNLDAQNLLDWAYKLYKKGKGLEIMDAAIVPSASPEQVSFCIQIGLLCVQSDPKSRPDMHRVVIMLSKKPGHLDEPMRPGIAGNRYRRSGPRPGSSSTAGASGFSDSRTSESTFNINTNTASASASASTLASSSKSDPHGKRPMKS, encoded by the exons ATGTCTAAAACCAAgaatttctttcaaaatctaATCAAACCTTTCAGGTCCAACTCAAGCAATG GTGGGGAAAATGAAGAGGATTTGGAGAAAATAgctcaaaaagaacaaaagaactTCCTTTTCGAGACTTTAGTTGCTGCTACAAAAGATTTCCACCCTCACCACAAGCTCGGTGAAGGGGGTTTTGGACCTGTTTATAGG GGTAAGTTAGATGATGGAAGGGAAATTGCAGTGAAGAAGCTATCTCAATACTCAAATCAGGGGAAAAAGGAATTTGAGAATGAGGCTAAGTTGCTAGCACGTGTACAGCACCGCAATGTTGTGAATCTGTTGGGCTACTGCATACATGGCAACGAAAAGCTTTTGGTGTATGAGTATGTCGCTAATCAGAGTCTTGACAAGTTTCTCTTCA AATCGAATAGAAATGTGGAGCTTGACTGGAAGCGAAGGTATGAAATAATTACAGGCATCGCACGAGGTTTGCTTTACCTCCACGAAGACTCACACAATCGCATCATTCATCGGGATATCAAGGCAAGCAATATTTTACTTGATGATAAATGGGTCCCTAAAATTGCTGATTTTGGTATGGCTCGTCTCTTTCCCGAGGGTGAATCAAATGTCAACACCCGTGTAGCTGGTACTAA TGGATATATGGCACCGGAGTATGTCATGCATGGACAACTATCAGTGAAGGCAGATGTGTTCAGTTTCGGAGTTTTGGTTCTGGAGCTGATCAGTGGCCAGAAAAACTCATCCTTCAATTTAAATTTGGATGCTCAAAATCTACTTGATTGG GCATATAAGCTTTACAAAAAAGGGAAGGGCTTGGAGATTATGGATGCTGCCATAGTGCCATCAGCATCCCCGGAGCAAGTAAGTTTCTGCATCCAAATAGGGTTACTATGTGTGCAAAGCGATCCCAAGTCACGACCTGACATGCACCGGGTTGTTATTATGCTGTCAAAGAAACCTGGACATCTAGATGAGCCAATGAGACCTGGAATTGCGGGTAACCGATACAGGAGATCAGGCCCTCGCCCTGGATCCTCATCGACTGCTGGAGCTTCCGGTTTTTCAGATTCTCGTACTTCTGAATCAACCTTTAATATTAATACTAATACTGCATCTGCATCTGCTTCAGCATCAACTCTTGCAAGCTCCTCAAAATCTGACCCCCATGGGAAGCGCCCCATGAAGAGTTAG
- the LOC105765833 gene encoding putative clathrin assembly protein At2g01600 — protein sequence MGTLQTWRKAYGALKDSTKVGLAHVNSDYADLDVAIVKATNHVECPPKERHLRKILLATSAIRPRADVAYCIHALSRRLAKTHNWTVALKTLIVIHRALREGDPTFREEILNFSQRARILQLSNFKDDSSPIAWDCSAWVRTYALFLEERLECFRILKYDIEAERLPRPSQGQDKGYSRTRDLGSEELLEQLPALQQLLHRLIGCRPEGAAIGNYVIQYALALVLKESFKIYCAINDGIINLVDKFFEMPRHEAVKALDVYKRAGQQANSLSDFYEVCKGLELARNFQFPVLREPPQSFLATMEEYIREAPRVVSVPTEPVLQLTYRPEEGPSEDTKSFNDEPEPSAPADDVAVSSVETAPPPPPVPQTKLDTDDLLGLNDAAPNASAIEESNALALAIVPTESGTASAFNSSAGQPKDFDPTGWELALVTTPSTDISAPTERQLAGGLDSLTLNSLYDEAAYRASQQPVYGTAAPNPFEVQDPFAVSNNIATPTVVQMAAMGQQQNNPFGSYQPTYPQQHLVMRPSNPFGDAGLGAFPANQMVPFAQPHANNPFGGSTGLL from the exons ATGGGGACTCTTCAAACTTGGAGAAAAGCGTATGGCGCCCTTAAAGATTCCACCAAAGTCGGTCTTGCTCATGTCAATAGCGATTACGCG GATTTGGATGTCGCTATAGTTAAAGCTACCAACCATGTCGAGTGTCCTCCGAAAGAAAGGCATCTTAGAA AAATCTTGTTAGCCACATCAGCGATTCGGCCTCGAGCAGATGTTGCTTATTGCATTCATGCGCTTTCCCGCCGTTTGGCCAAGACTCATAATTGGACG GTTGCATTGAAAACACTCATAGTTATCCATAGGGCGCTGAGGGAGGGTGACCCGACTTTCAGGGAAGAAATTTTGAACTTTTCGCAACGAGCACGTATACTCCAACTTTCTAATTTCAAGGATGATTCTAGCCCTATCG CATGGGATTGCTCTGCCTGGGTACGTACATATGCTTTGTTTTTGGAAGAGAGACTTGAATGCTTTAGGATTCTGAAGTATGACATTGAAGCTGAGCGCCTCCCAAGACCTTCCCAGGGGCAGGATAAG GGTTACAGCAGAACGAGGGATTTGGGCAGCGAAGAATTGTTGGAGCAGTTGCCTGCTCTGCAGCAATTGCTTCATCGTCTCATTGGCTGCCGG CCAGAAGGTGCTGCTATAGGAAACTACGTTATACAGTATGCTTTGGCTCTG GTATTAAAGGAGAGTTTCAAAATATATTGTGCTATTAATGATGGAATTATCAATCTTGTTGACAAG tTTTTTGAGATGCCAAGACATGAAGCTGTCAAAGCACTTGATGTATACAAGCGAGCTGGTCAGCAG GCTAATAGCCTTTCTGATTTCTATGAAGTTTGCAAAGGATTGGAACTTGCTAGGAACTTCCAGTTTCCTGTTCTTCGGGAG CCACCACAATCTTTTCTTGCTACCATGGAAGAGTACATTAGAGAAGCGCCACGTGTGGTTTCTGTTCCAACAGAACCTGTG CTTCAATTAACATACAGACCTGAGGAAGGTCCTTCTGAAGATACAAAATCATTCAATGATGAACCTGAACCATCTGCGCCTGCTGATGATGTTGCAGTTTCCAGTGTCGAGACTGCTCCTCCTCCCCCTCCTGTGCCTCAGACCAAGTTGGACACTGACGACTTACTG GGATTGAATGATGCTGCTCCTAATGCCTCGGCAATTGAGGAAAGTAACGCTTTAGCACTAGCCATTGTTCCAACTGAATCTG GTACTGCCTCAGCATTTAATTCTAGTGCCGGCCAACCAAAAGATTTTGATCCTACTGGATGGGAACTTGCCCTTGTCACTACACCAAGCACTGATATTTCTGCACCAACTGAAAGACAATTG GCTGGTGGATTGGACTCACTCACCCTCAACAGTTTATACGATGAAGCAGCGTATAGAGCTTCTCAGCAGCCTGTATACGGGACTGCAGCACCAAACCCGTTTGAGGTACAAGATCCATTTGCTGTATCAAATAACATTGCAACCCCTACAGTAGTTCAAATGGCAGCAATGGGTCAGCAGCAGAACAATCCTTTTGGTTCCTACCAACCCACCTATCCGCAGCAGCATTTGGTGATGAGGCCATCTAATCCTTTTGGTGATGCAGGGTTGGGGGCATTTCCAGCTAACCAAATGGTCCCATTTGCTCAACCACATGCGAATAATCCATTTGGTGGAAGCACAGGCCTATTGTAG
- the LOC105765834 gene encoding cysteine-rich receptor-like protein kinase 43 isoform X2: MSKTKNFFQNLIKPFRSNSSNGGENEEDLEKIAQKEQKNFLFETLVAATKDFHPHHKLGEGGFGPVYRGKLDDGREIAVKKLSQYSNQGKKEFENEAKLLARVQHRNVVNLLGYCIHGNEKLLVYEYVANQSLDKFLFKSNRNVELDWKRRYEIITGIARGLLYLHEDSHNRIIHRDIKASNILLDDKWVPKIADFGMARLFPEGESNVNTRVAGTNGYMAPEYVMHGQLSVKADVFSFGVLVLELISGQKNSSFNLNLDAQNLLDWLGPYHLHEMDSVKSTESIHYGSWHAWEGI, encoded by the exons ATGTCTAAAACCAAgaatttctttcaaaatctaATCAAACCTTTCAGGTCCAACTCAAGCAATG GTGGGGAAAATGAAGAGGATTTGGAGAAAATAgctcaaaaagaacaaaagaactTCCTTTTCGAGACTTTAGTTGCTGCTACAAAAGATTTCCACCCTCACCACAAGCTCGGTGAAGGGGGTTTTGGACCTGTTTATAGG GGTAAGTTAGATGATGGAAGGGAAATTGCAGTGAAGAAGCTATCTCAATACTCAAATCAGGGGAAAAAGGAATTTGAGAATGAGGCTAAGTTGCTAGCACGTGTACAGCACCGCAATGTTGTGAATCTGTTGGGCTACTGCATACATGGCAACGAAAAGCTTTTGGTGTATGAGTATGTCGCTAATCAGAGTCTTGACAAGTTTCTCTTCA AATCGAATAGAAATGTGGAGCTTGACTGGAAGCGAAGGTATGAAATAATTACAGGCATCGCACGAGGTTTGCTTTACCTCCACGAAGACTCACACAATCGCATCATTCATCGGGATATCAAGGCAAGCAATATTTTACTTGATGATAAATGGGTCCCTAAAATTGCTGATTTTGGTATGGCTCGTCTCTTTCCCGAGGGTGAATCAAATGTCAACACCCGTGTAGCTGGTACTAA TGGATATATGGCACCGGAGTATGTCATGCATGGACAACTATCAGTGAAGGCAGATGTGTTCAGTTTCGGAGTTTTGGTTCTGGAGCTGATCAGTGGCCAGAAAAACTCATCCTTCAATTTAAATTTGGATGCTCAAAATCTACTTGATTGG TTAGGACCATACCACTTGCATGAGATGGACTCGGTCAAAAGCACTGAGTCAATACATTATGGGTCCTGGCATGCATGGGAAG GCATATAA
- the LOC105765832 gene encoding protein TIFY 6B isoform X1, with product MERDFLGLNSKQSFPLVKEEVEEIGFTKSLGIQWPISNKFSSAVPPQPMSFDFAQGDNAKRIGYDSIVSSTFMHISPPDAAELQKSFNHNRQRVGNHFPFTAASSVQHDVHHVQRPYDMKMFPVSNQSVPVSTTNPFMNSHFTTTAMKSQLLGGIPVTTPTHSVLPTLGSFGGSIEPRKSVRGLGDSRSPVQLTIFYAGTVNVYDDITPEKAQAIMLLAGNGSSLTSNVAHPNVQVQAPISKPLQFETLPTNHFTNAQLCSGIPSPLSVSSHTGVQSRSGSTSTDEKTVCKTTGSLTTPISLVEAPKLANTMGPVTPTSMMPSVPQARKASLAWFLEKRKERIMTASPYDLSKKPPHCTTQESNA from the exons atggagagaGATTTTCTGGGTTTGAACTCAAAACAATCCTTCCCTTTGGTTAAAGAAGAAGTTGAAGAAATTG GTTTTACCAAAAGCTTGGGGATTCAATGGCCAATTTCAAACAAGTTTTCTTCAGCTGTTCCACCACAGCCGATGAGTTTTGATTTTGCTCAAGGAGATAACGCTAAAAGAATTGGATATGATTCAATAGTATCCTCTACTTTCATGCATATCTCACCACCAGATGCTGCTGAACTTCAG AAATCCTTCAATCACAACAGGCAACGAGTAGGCAATCATTTCCCATTCACAGCTGCTTCTTCTGTTCAGCATGATGTACATCATGTTCAACGGCCTTATGACATGAAAATGTTTCCGGTCTCGAACCAATCAGTTCCCGTTTCAACTACCAACCCATTTATGAATAGTCATTTCACTACTACTGCTATGAAATCACAATTGCTTGGAGGAATTCCAGTTACGACTCCGACGCATTCGGTTCTTCCCACCCTTGGTTCCTTTGGTGGAAGCATCGAACCACG GAAAAGTGTCAGGGGCCTTGGGGACTCCAGATCACCTGTTCAATTGACTATCTTTTATGCTGGTACCGTGAATGTTTATGATGATATCACCCCCGAGAAG GCTCAGGCTATCATGTTACTTGCTGGGAATGGATCTTCCTTGACTTCTAATGTGGCACATCCAAATGTCCAAGTCCAGGCACCAATTTCAAAACCACTTCAATTCGAAACTCTTCCCACGAATCATTTCACGAATGCACAACTTTGTTCTGGTATCCCAAGCCCTTTATCGGTTTCATCTCACACTGGTGTTCAATCCAGGAGTGGATCCACTAGTACTGATGAAAAGACCGTATGCAAGACCACAGGAAGTCTGACAACCCCTATTAGCCTAGTGGAGGCGCCTAAATTGGCAAATACCATGGGACCTGTTACCCCAACCAGCATGATGCCTTCTG TGCCCCAGGCTCGCAAAGCATCCTTGGCTTGGTTTTTGGAGAAACGCAAGGAAAG GATTATGACTGCATCACCGTATGATCTAAGCAAGAAACCACCACATTGTACAACCCAGGAATCAAATGCATGA